One stretch of Planococcus sp. PAMC 21323 DNA includes these proteins:
- a CDS encoding PucR family transcriptional regulator, producing the protein MIDQLKKLYPSLQLLDQSKLSSDSAYKWFSLSDGVIVGIHETELAPRDLSLLAALLTPYNPSFPMQTDEEKKWLAAVDATDSIDSDAFPSVSSYRFVHFSIQEKQISPAAFKQAVDDFYAQTVPILWENDHQGILVEYVTKEDGPISYEEIIDVLMSDLYINIHFFVGPLRTSLDGASTHYRAMVDGAKTVSRYSNKTVIRYTDAVPYLLIDQTPEPLRNEIKQSVLQDYINDGETMKMFEVFVRNNLNISETAKALHMHRNSLQYRFDRFYENTGIDVRKFHEAMAVYLAILIKK; encoded by the coding sequence GATTCAGCATATAAATGGTTTTCATTGTCTGACGGCGTCATTGTCGGCATTCATGAAACAGAACTTGCTCCAAGAGATTTGTCTTTGTTGGCAGCACTCTTGACGCCGTATAACCCTTCGTTTCCAATGCAAACGGACGAAGAAAAAAAGTGGTTAGCTGCAGTAGATGCTACTGACTCGATTGACTCTGATGCATTTCCATCAGTTTCTTCGTATCGCTTTGTTCATTTTTCCATTCAAGAAAAACAGATTAGCCCTGCAGCGTTTAAACAAGCGGTTGATGATTTTTATGCGCAGACTGTGCCCATTTTGTGGGAAAACGACCATCAAGGAATATTGGTCGAATACGTCACCAAAGAGGACGGCCCCATCTCTTACGAAGAAATTATCGATGTGTTGATGAGCGATTTATATATTAACATCCACTTTTTCGTCGGCCCACTTCGTACGAGTTTAGACGGTGCCTCTACTCATTACCGAGCAATGGTAGATGGCGCAAAAACGGTCAGTCGGTATTCGAATAAAACCGTCATCCGTTATACCGATGCAGTTCCGTATTTATTGATCGACCAAACACCAGAGCCACTTCGGAATGAGATAAAGCAATCGGTTTTGCAAGATTATATTAATGATGGAGAAACGATGAAGATGTTTGAAGTTTTTGTTCGCAATAACTTAAATATCTCAGAAACCGCAAAAGCTTTGCATATGCATCGCAATAGCTTGCAATACCGCTTCGACCGCTTTTATGAAAACACTGGCATCGATGTTCGGAAATTCCATGAGGCAATGGCTGTATACTTAGCGATATTGATCAAAAAGTAA